CCGCCGAGGGAGCCGCGAGCAGCCGCAGCACCTCCGGGGCGCGCACCAGCAGGTCCGGGACCAGCGCCGAGGTGCCCAGCAGCTTCATCAACCGGGAGACGACGAGCCCTTCGTCGCGCAGCAGGCGCAGGTACCACGGGGTGGCGGCGAGCGCCTCGGAGACGCGGCGGTAGGCCAGCAGCCCGCGGTCGGGGTCGGGGCTCCCGGAGAGCTCCTCCAGCAGCACCGGCAGCAGCGTGTGCTGGATCGACGCGGCGCGCGAGACGCCCGCGGTGAGCGCCCGCAGGTGGCCCAGCGCCCCCTCCGGCGACGCCCAGCCCAGCGCCGCGAGGCGCGCCTTCGCCGCGGGCTCCGACAGCCGCGCGGTGTCGGCGGGCAGCCGCGACACCGCCGTCAGCAGCGGGCGGTAGAACAGCTTCTCGTGCAGCCGCCGCACCCGGCGGGCGTTGCGGGTCCACTCCGCGAGCAGCACCCCGACGACGTCGCGGCGGCCGTCCGGGCGCAGCCGCGCGGCGCGGGCCAGCCAGCGCAGGGCGTCGGTGTCGTCGGCGGCGGGCAGCAGGTGGGTGCGGCGCAGCTTCTGCAGCTGCAGCCGGTGCTCCAGCAGGCGCAGGAAGCGGTAGGACGCGGCGAGGTTGGCGCCGTCGTCGCGGGCGACGTACCCGCCGTCGGACAGGGCGGCCAGCGCCTCCAGCGTGCACGGCGAGCGCAGCGCCTCGTCGGTGCGCCCGTGCACGAGCTGGAGCAGCTGGACGGCGAACTCGACGTCGCGCAGCCCGCCCCGGCCCAGCTTCAGCTCGCGCTCGGCGATCTCGGGCTTGACGTGGTCCTCCACGCGTCGCCGCATGGCCTGCACGTCGGCGACGAAGTCGTCGCGCTCCGCGGCGCTCCACACCATCGGCGCGACGGCGTCGAGGTAGGCCGCGCCCAGCTCGGGGTCGCCCGCGATCGGGCGGGCCTTGAGCAGCGCCTGGAACTCCCAGGTCTTGGCCCAGCGGCGGTAGTAGGACACGTGCCCGTCGAGGGTGCGGACCAGCTCGCCGTTGCGGCCCTCCGGGCGCAGGTTGGCGTCGACCTCGAAGCACGCCTCCCCCGCCACCCGCATCATCCGGGCGGCGAGCTTCGACGCGCGCGCGTCAGCGGGCTCCGCGACGAACACCACGTCGACGTCGCTGACGTAGTTGAGCTCGTGGCCGCCGCACTTGCCCATCGCGATGACGGCCAGGCGCCCCTCGCCCGCGTCGCCGCTGTTCGGGAACGCCTCGGCCGCGGCGACGGCGATGGCCGCCTGCAGCGCGGCGGCGGCGAGGTCGGACAGGTGCGCGGCGACCTCGTCGACCTCCAGCACGGGGAGCTCGGGCTCCCCCACCGCGGCGAGGTCGGCCGCGGCGAGCACCAGCAGCTCGTCGCGGTAGGCGGTGCGCAGGGCCTCGATCGCGGCGGGGCCGGTCAGGGTCGCGCGGCCGCCGTCGGAGCAGCCCGCGGGCGGGGCGTCCGGGTCGGCCCCGACGGCGGTGAGCAGCGCGGCGCTGTACCCGGCCGGGTCGGGGCCGGTGCCGCCGACGAGCCGGTGCCA
This sequence is a window from Pseudonocardia petroleophila. Protein-coding genes within it:
- a CDS encoding bifunctional [glutamine synthetase] adenylyltransferase/[glutamine synthetase]-adenylyl-L-tyrosine phosphorylase, producing MRSVTRTGTSLARLGLTEAWAEATLGELGWWAGDRPVAGAEPVMWSLARSPDPDLALRSAERLVAALTDRPAFDAALRADAALRGRLFGLLGSSTALGDHLITHPDRWHRLVGGTGPDPAGYSAALLTAVGADPDAPPAGCSDGGRATLTGPAAIEALRTAYRDELLVLAAADLAAVGEPELPVLEVDEVAAHLSDLAAAALQAAIAVAAAEAFPNSGDAGEGRLAVIAMGKCGGHELNYVSDVDVVFVAEPADARASKLAARMMRVAGEACFEVDANLRPEGRNGELVRTLDGHVSYYRRWAKTWEFQALLKARPIAGDPELGAAYLDAVAPMVWSAAERDDFVADVQAMRRRVEDHVKPEIAERELKLGRGGLRDVEFAVQLLQLVHGRTDEALRSPCTLEALAALSDGGYVARDDGANLAASYRFLRLLEHRLQLQKLRRTHLLPAADDTDALRWLARAARLRPDGRRDVVGVLLAEWTRNARRVRRLHEKLFYRPLLTAVSRLPADTARLSEPAAKARLAALGWASPEGALGHLRALTAGVSRAASIQHTLLPVLLEELSGSPDPDRGLLAYRRVSEALAATPWYLRLLRDEGLVVSRLMKLLGTSALVPDLLVRAPEVLRLLAAPSAGRADELTRDPAEVAASLRTAVARQQDPDTAAATARSTRRHEMLRVACADLLGELDTEQVCAALSSVWVAVLEATLASVQRALGPTDRPARIAVIGMGRLGGAELGYGSDADVLFVCEPVDGASDQEAVKYATTVAETVRRRLGAPSPDPALVVDADLRPEGRSGPLVRTLASYAAYYARWSEQWEAQALLRARPIAGDAGLGRRFVELIDPIRYPADGLSDAAVTEIRRIKSRVDAERLPRGADRSLHTKLGLGGLADVEWTVQLLQLQHAGDLPELRTTSTLEGLREAGEAGLLTPEDVAELAAGWTTATRARNAVMLVRGKPGDQLPRSGRELAAVAAALGYPAGGDSGVFLDDYRRVTRRTRAVVERVFYGW